The sequence below is a genomic window from Salinispira pacifica.
CCAGGCTGCTACCCCACAGCGACCATGCTCCCGCTGCTTCCCCTTGCCCGCGAAGGCCTGGTGGGTTCGGATGTGATCATCAATGCAATGAGCGGGATTTCCGGGGCCGGAAAAAAGGAACGGGAAAACCTTCTGTATACCAGCAGAACGGAAAACGCCGCAGCCTACGCTCCCGGCCGGAGCCACCGTCATTGGCAGGAAATAGATTTCCACCTGAACCGTCTTTCCGGGAACACCAGGCTCAACTGCTATTTCACACCTCACATGATCCCCATGCATCACGGTATGGCCGTTACCACAAGCTTCACCCTTGCACCAGGATGGGAAGCGGGACGAATATCGGAAATTTACCATGGCAGGTATGAACGTTCGCCGTTTGTACGCCTGAGTACAAAGATCCCGGAAACCAAGGATGTTCGGGGAACCAACCGCTGCCACATCCATTGGCACGTGGAAGGAGACAGAATCTTTCTGATGTCCGTGATTGACAACCTCTACAAAGGGGCGTCGGGACAGGCGGTTCAGAACATGAATATCCGCTTCGGACTGGATGAACACGCAGGTCTGAACCTCAACGGTGAAGTGTAGGTTCCCATGCGAAAACCGGGAATCATCAAAATCGGCGGAAGATGCGCTTCCGATATGAAACTCATCCGAGGCCTTCTCCAGGAAATCCGGGATGCGGGCCCTGACCGGCCATGGATTCTTGTACACGGAGGCGGGGATGTTGTCAGCACAATTTCCCGGAAATACGGTGTGGAACCCAGGTTCATAGACGGAATCCGGCAGACCGGGCCCCACGAGATGGAACTGATCGATATGGGGCTGGCGGGTGTTGTAAACACCTCCATTCTCAGAATGGCCGCTGCTCTGGGGATACCGGCGGTGGGAATCAGCGGTGTGGACGCAGGACTCATCTCCGCTGAACCCCTCAGCCATGACAATCATACCGGCAGGGTGACCAATTGCAGACCTGATGTAATTTTTCATCTGCTGAACGGCGGATACCTGCCGGTGATCAGCCCGGTGAGCAGCGGCAGCGACGGCAGCGGTTTGAACGTCAATGCAGACGATGCAGCCCTGGCCATA
It includes:
- the argC gene encoding N-acetyl-gamma-glutamyl-phosphate reductase, encoding MKAAVIGSTGYTGQVLLRLLSHHPNIDTIYPVSRSKAGTSLFEEDPGLDPSAAGKFSARRGTYISMEDFRSISPPADVVFAALPHLKSAETLEGLFRNTVIIDLSADFRIPDHRIFQSAYGVQPPRPDLLESAVYGLSEINREQIAGADLIANPGCYPTATMLPLLPLAREGLVGSDVIINAMSGISGAGKKERENLLYTSRTENAAAYAPGRSHRHWQEIDFHLNRLSGNTRLNCYFTPHMIPMHHGMAVTTSFTLAPGWEAGRISEIYHGRYERSPFVRLSTKIPETKDVRGTNRCHIHWHVEGDRIFLMSVIDNLYKGASGQAVQNMNIRFGLDEHAGLNLNGEV
- the argB gene encoding acetylglutamate kinase gives rise to the protein MRKPGIIKIGGRCASDMKLIRGLLQEIRDAGPDRPWILVHGGGDVVSTISRKYGVEPRFIDGIRQTGPHEMELIDMGLAGVVNTSILRMAAALGIPAVGISGVDAGLISAEPLSHDNHTGRVTNCRPDVIFHLLNGGYLPVISPVSSGSDGSGLNVNADDAALAIAGAIRPENLVFISDIPGVMNNGERIPELNADMSHQLIQDGIISGGMIPKVQNALAAVESGCGEAVIGDLQEGLAGLLANRRGTRFPGRS